atattcAAAATTGATTATAATTGGTTGAAATCGGAACCGGAAGTCAAAATCGGCCGGTTCTAAAGATTACAAAACGGTAAATCGAGTGGTCCAGACAGACCAGATCTAATCAAAGTGCAATGTTGTATTGGATacctaaaataaaagaatagccgagagctgttcatggtatagtcctcatgctgtaaactcaaggcatGTGAATatcctcaagctaagaccacaaagaggcacctcgccatggggggTCTTTCTGCTCTTTTAGATTTCGATAgccgagttagcccttttggacAATACcagaaacagatcgtagcaactATTAGTTCATTGCCATTGGATCGAGGAGAAGATAGGGGAAGAATTTAGAAGGCCATGAGAGAATAAGAAATTGATTAATGGAAAACTTGCTTCTCTTTATTCAGAATGACTTCTCCTTATATAGGGAGGAGAGTCTCAACAAGAGGACAAAAAGAGGCTAAGTGGGAATCCCACTCATCCTCCACTCACAAGACAATAAGGACGATTCATCTTTCACTCACATGTCTAGTAGGAcaatatacaataattcaCTCCACTCCACTAGGTCCAGTCCAACTCGTCCTCAGCCCGCTCAGTTGGGATAATAGGCCCATCCGACTCCATCAGTCCGACAGGCCCAACAGCACAGTCAGGCCCACATAACGGCCCAGGCCCAGCAGCTCAACCAGGCCCACATAACAGAAATTTTAGCCCAACTTCAGGCCTTGGTTGAGCAACCCCATGGGTTCGGGTCTCCCCAGTTTGATAGGTCAGGTTCGGCTCAAACCATTTTAAATTCAGTtcaaaaaattactaaatccTGTCAACAAGCCTGGATTATTGACTTTGGAGCAATAGATCACATGACTTGGGACCCACAAAATTAcacaaaattaattctataagGGATCCCCAGCATGTGACAGTTGCCAATGGAAATAAAGTCAAAATTCAAGGATATAACACCACTAATCTATTTAATTCCaatcttataaatattttattcctgcctgattttaaatttaacctCTTATCTGTTGGCAAAATAACTCATGATTTAAACTGTAacgttattttctcaccatcttcAGTTATATTTTAGGATCGAGTTTCCgggaagacgattggtgaaGGATACCTAGAAAATGGCCTTTATTATCTTCATAATCCTCCCAAGAAATGTTTTGTTTCGACCAATTCCATCCAAGGCATGCTAATGCATCAAAGATTTGGGCATCCTTTCgacaatattttaaataaattattttgttacaaTTTGGACTCTAGTAATTGTGATAtgtgtaaattttctaaacacTCTCGATTaccttttttattatcatctAGCATGtctgaaaatatttttgatcTAATACATTCAGATGTTTGGGGATCTGCCCCTGTTATTGCATACAATCATTTTAGATACTTTGTTACCTTTATCGACGATTACTCTCGCACCATCTggatctatttattaaataaaaaaatgaagttttttcaCTCTtctaagaattttttaatttcatcaaaacTCAGTATAatgcaaatttaaaaatcttttgcTCCGATAATGGTACGGaatatataaatcaaaatttctccactttttttaaatagcaTAGAATTTTGCATCAAACCACAATGTGTTAATACTCCCGAACAAAATGGTGTTTCTGAACGTAAAAATAGACATCTTCTCAATGTCACTCGcactcttctttttcaaaataacgTCCCCTCTATTTTTTGGTCGGATGCCCTCCTAACCACTGCCTATCTCATCAATCATTTACCCTCtgtcattttaaaaaatatgagcCCCCTAGAGATCCTCAAAGGTCGGAAAATAGAATTTGGCCACCTTAGGGTGTTTGGTTGTACCTGTTATGTGCATGTTAAACGCCAACATAAACTCAATAAAAGTTCTGTCAAAACTCTCTTCCTAGGATATTCCTCCACTCAAAAAGGGTACAAATACTATGATCCCTTAACTCATAAGACCTATGTTTCTCATGACGTCACTTTTGTCGAGACTAACCCCTACTTCACCAATCCTATCAGTGGTGACTTGTCAGTCATTATTTCCACTTAACTCTGATTTACCTCTTAGCAGCTCTAATCAGGATCATCAATTTCAGGAAGAGTCACCTCCTGTCTCAAGGCCACttccttcagggggagaaACTCAAcctcaagaagaagaagaaattacaTGGAGAAGATCCACTCGTCAATCCAGACCAGCTGTAAAATTTAGAGACTATGTGTCTCATATGACAACATATCCTATTCAGAAGTTCATCTCCTATAATGTCTTATCTAACCAATATCGCAACTATCTTTGCCAGATCTCAAATCACACTGAACCCACAAATTTCTACGAAGCCAACACCGACCCTAAATGGTGTAAAGCTATTGAAGAAGAACTTCTTGCCctagaaaaaaatgatacaTGGAGTATTGTTCCTCttccttaaaataaaaaacccgTGGGATGCAAATGGATTTACAAGATTAAGTACAATAGTGATGGAACCATTGAGAGATACAAGGCCAGACTTGTAGCCCGAGGCTTCGCTCAAACCTATGGAGTTGACTATCAAGAGACATTTGCTCCAGTGGCCAAAATGAATACGGTCAGAATCCTTCTCTCAATAGCAATCAATCATGGCTGGAATCTATTCCAAATAGATGTCAAGAACGCCTTCCTACAAGgcattttagaaaaagaagtttacaTGAGTCTACCTCCTGGACATAAGTCAACCTCAGATACTTCCCGGGTATGTAAGCTAAAGAAGGATATCTATGGCTTAAAACAGTCCCCgagagcatggtatgccaaacTCAGCCGTTTTTTATTAAGCATTAATTTCAGTAAGTGTGAATCTGATTCATCTATATTCGTTAAAAATACTCACAATCACACTATTGTTATTTTggtgtatgttgatgatatcaTAATAACAGGGAATGATAATCAAGGGATAAAGAATGTCAAACAAAGTTTAAAAAGGGAGTTCGACATCAAAGATCTTGGTCAGCTGTCATATTTTCTAGGCATAGAAATGGTAAAATCCAACAAGGGCTTATTCCTATCTCAAAGGAAATATACCCTTgatcttttaaaagaaacttGAAAAATAGGTGCTAAACCTGCCATCACTCCTATGAGAACCAAAATTAAACTTAACTTAGAAGATGGAGAACCCTTAACAAACATAGGGCATTATCAGCGCTTAGTAGGAAAACTAATTTATCTTACTGTCACTAGGCATGACATCTCATTTGCAGTTAGTATGGTGAGCCAGTTCATGCATGTTCCTCGCACCAGCCACCTAGAAGCTATAGATCGGATCCTCAGATATCTCAAAGGAACTCCCGGACAAGAAATCTGGATGAAGAAGAATAATACTTCTAATATAGTTGGTTtttctgatgcagattgggctgGAAGCTGTGACAGAAAGTCAACAACCGGTTACTGTGTCTTTGTAGGAGATAACTTGGTAACttggaaaagtaaaaaacaaaGTGTAGTGGCTAGATCAAGCGCCGAAGCTGAATATCGTGCAATGGCATCCACTGCAAGCAAACTCATTTGGATCAAACAAGTCCTCAAAGATATGAGAATTGAAAGTAAAGAACCAATACAAATGCATTGCGATAACCAAGCTGCTCGACACATAGCATCGAACCCAGTGTTTCACGAACGCACCAAACACATTGAAGTTGATTGTCACTTCATCAGGGAAAAGGTTCAAAAGGGAGAGATTGAGACTTCTTATATCAGAAGTCAAGACCAACTGGCAGACATATTCACAAAGGCTCTGGACAGGCAAAATCACCATTCGATCCTCAGCAAAATGGgttcaataaatttattcgAACCCACCTTGAGGGAGAGTgttgaagaaagaagaaagtcAGAAGCAAAAGCTGAGGTCTCAGAGGCTGCACAAGCTAGGTTGCTTGTGCAGACCTATCATCACAGACCTCAGGGTAAAAGGAGCAACCTTTCTTGCATAACAGGAAAGGTCACTTCAACCCGTACCCTTAGCAGAAAGAGTCGTTAGGCAACCGTTAGAATAGAtttctcaatcaaacaaatCATGTATATATACCTTTCACCTTCTTGTAAAGAACTCAGAATTGACATATACAAAATACACACAGTTATTCGTTGTTTCACAACATTCTTCATTGTTCTTCTTTTCATAATAACACCTTGAactcaaaatttcaattataagGATATATTGTGGGGAAGGTTATTCAAGTAAAGATTAACCTCCTGCAAGTTTGTCAAACCAATTGGTATAAATTATTCAGTAAGGTTAGGTTATAGTTACGTCCAAGATATTGGTAGAACCTTACGGTGATCCATTATCATGTCTCCATGAAACCAAATTGTGGGAGTCAATTTtgattatatgtatttttgttaatgattATGGTAGTGTAATGCTAAGCTCCTCTCTGTCATATCTAGGACATGCAAGTTACTGTAATGGTGACTCCATTATAGTGCCATTGACATATTTTCCTACTGGGGTAATCATATCCTACATATTATTTCTCAAGCTGCAGAAGTCTGTATAtatgctgctgctgctgctgctgctcaTACCATTATCATCATTTTAAATTCAGAGAGCTATTGTAAATATGGTAATCACAAAGAGGGCAAATGCGAATTCATATAATGAAAACCATTTATTGAATCAAATGTTAATCAAGGCTTACACGAAGATGACAGTGGACATACAATGACATCAAgaaaaaacaagacaaagaagcCTAGTGATAAAGCATTGCATACAGTGTCTGTAAGAATGTGAGAACCAAAATCGTAAGTGCACCAATAAGGGAGATGATTGACCAAGGACTGTTGAAGTAATCTCGTGTCAGTCTTGTCCGCCATCGGGGCCAGCGAGATTTGCAGTATGCattgatttcttttgaaaCTTTCGTGAAAGGGGAATGTACAATGTGAACATCATTATAGAGTCTATTGAAGAAACCAGACACATCCTCTGGGCTCAAGAAACATGTTACGATCCCTTTCTGACGGAGATAATCAATATCCTCATTTGTATCGATGAGATTATCTAAAAATCCAGCATAAGCTGCGATTCTATCTTGTAGATTCTCGTCACATTGCTCATATGCAATAAGATTTCGCAATAAAGATTCTGCATTGTCCAAAATTATTATCGGTGGGATTGTCAATATTCCTTTCTTGAATGTTATCTTCATAAAGTTATGTTTTTCTCCAACTGCAAAATCAATTCCAGCTTGCAAAAGCTCAGTCACACGAGGGATCGGGACAAAATCTCCATCCTCAAGTTCTTCGCTCCCCAAAAGCATGATGTTTCGTTGCAAGTCAAGTAAATGCTTGTTCTGGAGTTTCAGGTCCACTTGCACGCCTGGTGTTCTTAGAATATCCCAACGGAAGTATTCCTGAGCAACCTGAGGAAAGGTGCCTCTTTCGCTATCATTATCACTCTTGGTAAGGTTGAATAAGCAATCTAAGACAAACCAGGGAAGCTGATTCTCGAGCAAGAGCAAGTCTGTCACCAAAACTATTCGCACCCAAGGCATTTTAAGCAAAGGGTCATACGCACTTGTCGGTATTATCTTTAAAAACCTACGAAATAACTCTATGATAAAGCAACCATCAATGGCCAACATCTCCACAAATTCATCTCTTTCCATTTTCACTTCATCTCCATAGCATTCCAAGCAATGGTTCACATTAGCGGCAATTTTTGTGAAGAAACATTCCAGAGTTGTATGAGAAGTCGGTGCTCGATTAATAAGACAATTTAGGTACCAAAGTTTAATCTTTTCTGCAAATTGGAACTTCTCTGGATCTCTATGATATGGACCAATTGGAACCAAAGTCGGAGTGAAAAGTTTCTCATCGTGCTTACGAAGTGGACTGGGAACTCTAAATATGCAGCAGGAAGCTGACATTGGAGAGTTGTGCAGCAATCTACTTCGGACACTAGATGACAGTTGATCGATATCAATATTAGCCTGCTGCTCCATTcctttttaggtttttttgCCTCTCTGAGCTCCTTCTTGCAACTATGAACTTAATTTTGTCAACTGCAGCAGAGTACATTCGACACACCAATTTGTTTCAAGATGTTTTGGTGTTTTCAAGACGTTTAATCTAATTTCATCAATGCTAGTCAGCTTTTGCATTTCTTAAAGTATTTCTCAATAGTGACCAGCGGAATCAAATTATGTTTAGATGGAAGTTCTTAAGATTTTTGtggattttataatttctgaaacctcttttagaaaagaaaagaaaaaaaatcaattagaaaTCTTCAGATCTCAATAACAAATGGGTAGGTCGAGgaagttataatttaaaaaattatatattatttttaaaattttcatttattatttatttttcaaataaaattaaaaaaattaaaaattctatcttAATGCAAAATCTtatctttataaaaatttaaatttattttactttcatattttatcaaaGAGTTGGATCAAATTGGTTGAgagaaaatctttaaaaaaaaattaaaaatttaaagtttaagagagcaaatttatagaattcaaTGCAACTGTATAAGGTAATTTAAGCTGTCAAAGCCAAACTGAAAAGTAATTCTTTAACATCTCTTACATAGATATTCATGTTAACCATAAGAACAAATAAGCAATACACAACACAGTATTGATTGATTATGACCATAAcagcataaaagaaaaggaaaaggaaaagacagAAAGGGGACCTGGTATTAAGACAAATTACAAGATTGGCGTCGAATCTGCTGTGCGGACAGATGGCTTCTCCCAAGAACTTCCTGGTCTAAAACTGTATAGATTGATGCAAAGAGTTGAGAGAGAAATGGGGGCTTATCTCTTATCacattctctctctctctctctctcgcactTTGAGAGCTTTCTCTTCATGAGGTCAAAGCTTTGTGTACCTAAAAATTAAAGGAAGAATGGGGAGTTCAcagaagaattaaaatattaaaagcaaGAAGACCATAAAGGAGGGTTCACACTTCCGCAAATTGTTTAATGCCaatacaaacaaacaaacaaaaaatttgattaaaataaacatttatcAGTGGAGGGGACAATACTGAGCGGGGGGGTTTTGGGACGCCGGCGCAATctcaatatataaaatgaaggaTGTGAGATAACTAGTTGCAACGGTATTCAAATTTTgctgtattttttttttcttttgtaacatttttaattttctcttcaTCTCATATATGCTCTCTTATcaataaatgataaaagaatttattccTCCATTTCATACCAACAGTtactttttagtaatttatttagataaaaaaagtatttactagttgatattttttagtaatttatttgaaaaaaatgtttaatatatttaattattaaaaattaactaaattacatttttataaatattataaaatttattatatatattttttaatataaaaacaaaataaaaaataatgttgcatttgtattataaaaataaaaaataattaaaattttgttgatttaaaaaataaaaaaaaataaaattttaatacaaacgatctataaatatttacggacaaataattagatttttttattttaaaaatagatagtTTGTATGGAATGAAGAATATAACATTTTAATACCAACCATGTAAATATTTACTATGAAAGTGATATGAGActagagaagaaaagaatatgtGGGAGTAAAGAGAAAAACTGGTAAAAAGATAGATTTAAATAAGGGAAATAGGGCATTTTTGCACCTAATGTTCTAGTCTAAGAGTGAATTTTACATTCAACAATCTTTTGATGCaaatatacatttaatttataaaagctGCAATTTAGATTTACAATGTGGATGTTGCTAAAGGTGGTTCAACATATACAATCTTTATTGtgtctaattaattaaataatatttttgtgaaGATGAGGAGCCATAATCTCAACCAGTTTGTCACTGATCCAGGATGTGAAGATGAGGACCAAGGGTCAAGTCATTACCATTCTTAAGTTTACGAATTCCAGGCAccaattttttcattttctcatttctACCGGCAATGCTCCTTATAAAAATgaagataatttaaaaaaaaaaaaataatagaaatcgAGTAGAAAAGAAGGTTCCCATAGGATTACCAGTGATGATGAGTGGTGAGAAGTAACTTGACATGAGCAATGTCGtgattttctttcaaatattCATTCGCAATTTCACTGTTTCCTTGAACTTTCtcattcatatattaaaagaaaagaaaacatatatagaaaataaatagaatacaGAGAACACCCAAATAAGAATTCTTTAATACTTTCCCTGAATTCATTGAAGATGTGGCTATCCAAGGTGACAATGCTTTTGCTCCATAGTCGATGGGATTGGCTCCAGAATTATTCTGAATTTGCAGCAATTCACTCTTTCCCTTTCCTTTCCCATACCAAAAACAGTGTACAATCACCACCACCAAACGCAACACTAATCACAAAAAACATGTACCATCTGACATGAAATGCTTGACTTTGAGCTATAGAATCGTCTTTATTAGAGTGGaaatttggaaagaaagaaagaaagagatgtGTTTGGTGAAGATGATAGAGTGGtgagaagaaaaaaggttGATGTTCAGAGAATCCAATTCCCGCATTAAATTGGGAGTGTATATAATTCTCCCAATTTGgatttaaataattctttttcctttttctaatGCATTAGTGGAGTCCATATTTAACCATGTGAGCTAAAGCTAATGTTTGTTTATGTATATGTTCAATGaggaatttaaattttaagttttaaatcattaagtaatatatttatatgccaaaaagtaattttaacaGCAAATCTGCTCTTTGGCTTAAACGTTGAGGGCAAACGCTTTCCTTTATTTAAAGGAAAAGGGTGCATTTTTGCCCCTAACGTGGCATCATCTATTGGTTAAAGCCACTTTAGGCACGTCTTTCCCTGTAAATTTCTCAGTACTCCATGCACAATCAGAAAGTTGGAACACAAAGTAACTCTGTTCTTTCGCATCTTATCGGGAGCAGGTCACACGGCTCCAGAGTACAAGCCATATCCATTTTGTACAAAATACATAACACTTCTCAAGCTGCAGAAGTATCTCGGTATATGCTGCTGTTCTTGCCACCTGAGTCCTACAGTATCTCATACCACTAGTCCACTACTGTTACTActgtcatcatcatcattttaaATTCAGAGAACTATTGTAAATATGGTGATCACGGACAGGGAAAATGCGAATTCATATAGTGAGTTGAACCAAATGTTAATCAAGCCTTACACGAAGATGACAGTGGAGATACAATGACATCAGGAAAAGACAAGCCAGAGAAGCCTACTGATAAAGCATGGCATACAGTGTCTGCAAGAATGTGAGAACCAAAATCACAACTGCACCAATAACTGAGATGATTGACCAAGGACTGTTGAAGTAATCTCGTGTCAGTCTTGTCCGCCATCGGGGCCAGCGAGATTTGCAGTAtgcattaatttcttttgaaactTTCGTGAAAGGGGAATGTACAATGTGAACATCATTATAGAGTCTATTGAAGAAACCAGACACATCCTCTGGGCTCAAGAAACATGTTACGATCCCTTTCTGACGGAGATAATCAATATCCTCATTTGTATCGATGAGATTATCTAAAAATCCAGCATAAGCTGCGATTCTATCTTGTAGATTCTCGTCACATTGCTCATATGCAATAAGATTTCGCAATAAAGATTCTGCATTGTCCAAAATTATTATCGGTGGGATTGTCAATATTCCTTTCTTGAATGTTATCTTCATAAAGTTATGTTTTTCTCCAACTGCAAAATCAATTCCAGCTTGCAAAAGCTCAGTCACACGAGGGATCCGGACAAAATCTCCATCCTCAAGTTCTTCGCTCCCCAAAAGCATGATGTTTCGTTGCAAGTCAAGTAAATGCTTGTTCTGGAGTTTCAGGTCCAGTTGCACGCCTGGCGTTCTCAAAGCACTCCCGCGGAAGAAATTATGAGCAAGCTGAGGAAGGAGGCTTCTCTCGCTGTCATTATCACTCTTGGTGAGGTTGAATAAGCGATCTAAGACAAACCAGGGAAGCTGGTTCTCAAGCAAGAGCAAGTCTGTCACCAAAACTTTTCGTACCCAAGGCATTTTAAACAAAGGGTCATCTGCACTTGTCGGTACTATCTTTAGAAACCTACGAAATAACTCTATAATAAAGCAACCATCAATGACTAACATCTCCACGAAttcatctcttttcattttcacttcATCTCCATAGCTTTCCAAGCAATGGTTTACATTAGCGGCAATTTTTGTGAAGAAACATTCCAGAGTTGTATGAGGAGTTGGTGCTCGATTAATAAGACGATTTAGGTACCAAAGTTTAATCTTTTCTGCAAATTGGAACTTCTCTGGATCTCTATGATATGGACCAATAGGAACCGATGTCGGAGTGAAAAGCTGCTCATCGTGTTTACGAAGTGGATTGGGAACTCTAAATATGCAGCAGGAAGCTGATATTGGAGAGTTGTCGAGCAATCTACTTCGAACACTAGATGACATTTTATCAATGTTAATATCAGTCTGCTGCTCCattcttttcagattttcttGCCTCTCTGTGCTCCTTCTTGCAACTATGAACTTAATTTTGTCTACTGCAGCAAAGTACATCGACACACCAATTTGTTTCAAGATGTTTTGGTGTTTTCAAGATCAAATTATGTTTAAtctattttgaaaaagaaagtgtAATTCTCTAATTTCATCAATATTAACAACTAGCTAACAACAATGCTAGTCAGCTTTTGCATTTCTAACGCTTTT
The nucleotide sequence above comes from Ricinus communis isolate WT05 ecotype wild-type chromosome 6, ASM1957865v1, whole genome shotgun sequence. Encoded proteins:
- the LOC8273851 gene encoding UPF0481 protein At3g47200, whose product is MEQQANIDIDQLSSSVRSRLLHNSPMSASCCIFRVPSPLRKHDEKLFTPTLVPIGPYHRDPEKFQFAEKIKLWYLNCLINRAPTSHTTLECFFTKIAANVNHCLECYGDEVKMERDEFVEMLAIDGCFIIELFRRFLKIIPTSAYDPLLKMPWVRIVLVTDLLLLENQLPWFVLDCLFNLTKSDNDSERGTFPQVAQEYFRWDILRTPGVQVDLKLQNKHLLDLQRNIMLLGSEELEDGDFVPIPRVTELLQAGIDFAVGEKHNFMKITFKKGILTIPPIIILDNAESLLRNLIAYEQCDENLQDRIAAYAGFLDNLIDTNEDIDYLRQKGIVTCFLSPEDVSGFFNRLYNDVHIVHSPFTKVSKEINAYCKSRWPRWRTRLTRDYFNSPWSIISLIGALTILVLTFLQTLYAMLYH
- the LOC8273852 gene encoding UPF0481 protein At3g47200 isoform X1, producing the protein MYFAAVDKIKFIVARRSTERQENLKRMEQQTDINIDKMSSSVRSRLLDNSPISASCCIFRVPNPLRKHDEQLFTPTSVPIGPYHRDPEKFQFAEKIKLWYLNRLINRAPTPHTTLECFFTKIAANVNHCLESYGDEVKMKRDEFVEMLVIDGCFIIELFRRFLKIVPTSADDPLFKMPWVRKVLVTDLLLLENQLPWFVLDRLFNLTKSDNDSERSLLPQLAHNFFRGSALRTPGVQLDLKLQNKHLLDLQRNIMLLGSEELEDGDFVRIPRVTELLQAGIDFAVGEKHNFMKITFKKGILTIPPIIILDNAESLLRNLIAYEQCDENLQDRIAAYAGFLDNLIDTNEDIDYLRQKGIVTCFLSPEDVSGFFNRLYNDVHIVHSPFTKVSKEINAYCKSRWPRWRTRLTRDYFNSPWSIISVIGAVVILVLTFLQTLYAMLYQ
- the LOC8273852 gene encoding UPF0481 protein At3g47200 isoform X2 → MEQQTDINIDKMSSSVRSRLLDNSPISASCCIFRVPNPLRKHDEQLFTPTSVPIGPYHRDPEKFQFAEKIKLWYLNRLINRAPTPHTTLECFFTKIAANVNHCLESYGDEVKMKRDEFVEMLVIDGCFIIELFRRFLKIVPTSADDPLFKMPWVRKVLVTDLLLLENQLPWFVLDRLFNLTKSDNDSERSLLPQLAHNFFRGSALRTPGVQLDLKLQNKHLLDLQRNIMLLGSEELEDGDFVRIPRVTELLQAGIDFAVGEKHNFMKITFKKGILTIPPIIILDNAESLLRNLIAYEQCDENLQDRIAAYAGFLDNLIDTNEDIDYLRQKGIVTCFLSPEDVSGFFNRLYNDVHIVHSPFTKVSKEINAYCKSRWPRWRTRLTRDYFNSPWSIISVIGAVVILVLTFLQTLYAMLYQ